One Harpia harpyja isolate bHarHar1 chromosome 11, bHarHar1 primary haplotype, whole genome shotgun sequence genomic window, agTGTCCCAGAATAAACCACTTTAACTTTGTGATGCTGAACAAATAGTCCATGGCAATTTGAAGTCTCTGATATTTCAGAAACAATAACTTAGAGTGCTGCCAGCTtttaaaatcagaacaaaacccaTTTCCAATATACAGTTAATATGCTGTCTGCACTGTGTTTTATAACTAAACTCCAACCTTTGTTTAGATTACAATTCTGCTGTAGTTAAGCCTTAATTTCCTTAATGCTGAAATTAAGTATTACCTACAAATTTAGACAGACGTGGTAACCACTTCAGGGGACATTTGCATTGTGATTAGAATCACTGTCAAATGTTCCAATTGTATCAGAATTCTGTGTTTCAAGAAATCCCTGTTCCTGTACAGACCACATACAATGTGTTTGTGATGTGGTGCAAAGGATTGTACCCCCTGCATGGGCCTTTTTTTCAGATGCGTGTGTCAGTAGTAGTTAACTCTACCTGTATGAATAAGGTAATAAATTCACATGGAATGTCATTATTACTACAAAATCAAACTGTTTTTCTTATCATACTGTGTATTTGCAAAAAGAGAATACGCCAAAATTAAAGGAAatctttcagtttaatttcatcTAGTGAAAGGATGCAAAAAGTATGCTTAGGACAAGTGTGGCTTTGAAGTTGGGCACTGGTAGAATAAGATGTACCTGTTCAAAGCAGCCTTTGGAAGGCATTCTCATTTCATTAATATTACCTAGAGCTGACAGCCTGTTTCCTCTGCAGAGCTCACACCAGGGATTCTGTGAATCCTTTTGTGTAGTGAGTCCATCTTTATAACTTTTGGAAACTAGATGTTCAGCTTTATTAGTCTGTTCAGATGCTGTCATCAGTATCAATTATCAGTACATTTTAAACTCTTGCAAGTCTGGTggaattaaaatacataattCCAAGAGGCAAAGTGAtttcaataaaatttaaaaataccctAAAAACTACCCATCTTTTACAATTAAAGCCTTTTCTGCAAACTTAAAAACTACCTTTCTGAAGTGTGAGAGAGGTTCTATTTGAAATGGAGTTGGGTAGTTTGTTTTGGTAGttggtttgttgtggggttttggggtttttttttgtttgttttttttttttttaaacaggttgcTAGGGTTTTAGCATGGTTTTCTAAGGAAGTAGAGCATGTGTGTTCATAGTGTTGTTGCAGTTCTTCTAAACCCCTTGGCTAGTTAAGACGATAAAAGAGGACGCCAAAGATATGACATTGGTATGCAAAACTCTGAGCTGGATAAAGATTTGTATCCCTCTTGTGGAAGAGATTGATATGTGAGTGCAGATTGATGTGTGAATGCAATCTATTAGACAGCAGAGATCAGCCCCAGTACACAAAGATGTTGTAATCTGACCTGTGTAGTTTTGCTGCTCATGTTACTACTTGTTGTAATGCAGCTTCCTAgactctgcttgtgcttttcttatgtaatcctttttcttttttatgacaaCATTGGAGTCTGTTTTCTGAGGTCCTTTAGAGGTTTTTATGTATAtaggtgtgtatatataaaaaaataaatgtactgtatatataatatgtatacaCGTATTggtttatatatttcattttctgttatgtATGGTAGAATAGAGCAAACTTGCTCTTTCTTGTGTCTTTCTCTGCAATATACATCTAAGAGTCTGTTAAATTAcagctttaaagtattttacCGGACTGCAGTTTATATTAACCTCTGGTCAGCAGACTCCAGAAGTTTCTTCAAAATTTGAAAGCAATGCTAAGTCCCATCATGCGCTGGCTTAAAACTCACCTATTTGAAAGTCATAGGCTAGAGAATATCCAGCCTGTGTGTTTTGGCTGTGACTGTACTCATTCCCCATGTTGCGAGCTGGTAATTGGAAAAGTAACGTGGGTTCAGTTGCACTCAGATTTTGACAGGCATGAAAAGGGGACATGTGTGGACTGTTTGGGGTAAATTCTTAGTTTCTCAAAACCTagataaaattgctttcttgCCAGACAACTGGTACTCCAGCTATTCATTGATCATCCTTATATATGTAGATTGAGAGTTGAAAGTGTATCTAGGTAAAGTATCTGACTTCCCACCACACCGTGCATTCACGTGTTCTTAAGCTTGAGGAGAACCTGTGATTCAAAATACAGTAAAGGACTAGATAGATATGGTTGTTCTCATGAGAAACTGCTAGAGAGGAATAAAATAATGCTTTACCTTGGGAAGAGCTTGGATACAATTCTTGCGTTCCTTAACTTCTGTGGTATGTGTGACACAGCAGGAGAGTAATAGGAGTGTAAAAAAGGCTGTCCCACACTCTGTGCACTTAAATGAAAGCCAGCAAGCCTCGCCTTGCTGTTCCAGTTCAGAAGCAGTGAAAGTACCAGTCCctggaagaaaaggtctctgTCAAGGCAGCAAATCGGGACAGAGTTGTTGCAGGACTGATTGGTAATGAGGATTGTTCCTTACTGTCAGACGTGGCAGACCCCTTCTGTAGTAAATCCAATATAAAATTGTCTGCAGCAGTGTTATTCCCCCTTTAGATAGTAAGCAGGTGCTTTGTGTAGTTGTCAATTCCATTTCTGTTTTGTGCCAATAAACACTTTCTTTGATGTCAGCTCTTCTGGGAGAAGAAATTAAGTGGACTGAATGCTTTTGACATTGCAGAGGAGCTGGTGAAAACAATGGACCTTCCAAAAGGTTTACAAGGTAATCAGAGTCTGCCCTTAACTCCAGGGGTGGCATTTTGATACCAATCAGCGGTGATCTGAAGGTATTGTGTTTGACCTCCTTGTTCTCCAGTGCTCGTCAGTGCTGTGGACCATTCCTGCTTCAGCAGGAACTGTTAGTACTGTGACTGGAAGTCTCGATGCCCTTTGTCCTGAGGAGATACTGAAGCAAAGcttcttgacttttttttgtgtgtgtgttcattttcCAGAAGCAGAATGGAAACAGCTTCCATTCCCAATTAGGTTTTTCTTGCGTAACAGAATGAGGAATTGATCTAGGTTTAAATAACCCTGGAGAGAGTTGTACAGGTGCTATTAGAAGTGTTTAGGACTGAGATTTATGTTGTGTTACCTTTCTAAATGACAGTATGTGCtttgcaattaaaatttaaataatgcCTGTTGTCCTGACTTGCTGTTCTTTGTCTTGTGCAATGTTGATTATCGCTTTTCCTCCCACTTGCAGGGGTTGGACCTGGTTGCACTGATGAAACCCTTCTCTCTGCTATAGCTAGTGCTCTGCACACTAGCACTATGCCTATCACTGGACAGCTGTCCGCAGCTGTAGAGAAGAATCCTGGAGTTTGGCTAAATACCTCACAGCCACTTTGCAAAGCATTTATGGTGACAGATGAAGATATTAGGTATTAACTAGAAATATCACTTACTGTCTTGGAACAAGgtagaaaaaaattgttacacAAAGCTATTCTCATACAGGCATGTACTTAAAgcccattatttttattttgaccATGGTTACTCTGAGGTTTCAGgttcatatttgtttttcatgtcaGTTTTTCATGTCTGCTTTTATTGAAAAAGGTGTCTGAATTTGAGTAACCTCGATTAAGGCGCCTCTAAGCAAAGAAGGGATTGGAGAAATCCTGAACAGTGCGTTTCGATTCTCTTCACCTTACTGTGTGTCAGCACAGGACCAAATAAAATCGCCAACTGCTGCGGTGGCAGTGAACAAGGATGCAATTTATTTAGGTATAGCTTGCTTTCAGTAATTAATTATATTGCTAAATCAAGACTGGTCAAATTCAGCTTTAAGCACTTGATAGAGAACTGAATATACTAAAGACACTAATCTGAAAGCACGCTACTTTGCATTCATTAACAGCGTTTAAAGGTAGTGCCTGTTTTGACTGTTTGATAAATCTTTTTGAATTACaggataacttttttttgtgcttgATTTATATATGAATGACCAGGAAAAATGGTCTGTTTATAACTTTGTGATTTCCTGTGGCTGAGATGAAATAGGAGTCCCATGAGCTGCTGATTGTTGATCACTTCTTTACTATGACTGACAGAAAAGGAGCTGTAGAATTTAAGGTTGTGACTCAAAAGGAGAATGAGCAAAAAGATTGAAATGGtcagaaacttcattttcttcaatCTCATTTCTGGAAATCTGAGCAGGGTGGCCTGACTTTTTCTTGTTTGAATTAATATTAGtgctaggaattaaaaaaaaaaaaaaaaagtcttgagtCAGCTGCTAGATTAGGCAAATTTCAGGCAGAATTAAAAATGGTGCAGTCAATGCTAAGGACTTGTAATAGGAAATACTGGAcaactttttaaagtgtttctttcaTCTTCACTTACAGTATAATGCCAGGcaatttttttacaatgcagttcTTACAGAGAGCTCTTTCAAAGCCATGCTTGTCTGCCCAGCCTCGTGTATGAGGGATTTAAGATTCCTTTCCCTTGAAAGAGGCAGCTTTGAGGATTGATGTCGGTGTTCGTTGATTTGGGGCAGGAAGCAAGAGGAACTGGTGCAGCAGGTGCGAAAGAGGCTGGAGGAAGCTCTGATGGCTGACATGCTTGCCCATGTAGAGGAAATAGCAAGAGATGGGGAAGCACCTTCAGAGAAAGAAGGAGGcgaggaagaaggagaagaggaagaggaggaggaggagcaggaccaTGACCAGGAGATGGAGAATGTATAGTCCAGGTAATGTGATAGCATCCTTTCTCACCTTAAACTGTACTTCATTGAACGCAGAAATGTTTCAGAAGGAATCTTGGTATATATTGacaaatctttgctttttaaCATGTACTTTCAAAGCTGTAGTGGCCatgcttttgggaaaaaaaaaatcaaatattttgatGTGTGTGATGTCTGGTGAGTGCTTGCATTGTCATGGAGTGTTCTGGGCCTTATGCCTGTGTCAGGTGGTCTAAATGTGTAACCAGAATGTGTATGTAAGTGCTTGAAGGATTCTGTCTTGAAAGTGGATcagttcttaaaaatgtatttgtcttgCGATGtcaattttttccccctatttatttatttatttattacttccTATGATAGGCAAGAGGACACTGTGGGCAGAAAGGACAACTGCCACCTTATGGACTCAGCTTCTGCCCCTGCCTCTCTCACTTTTGCATTTTTAGTACACGTTTTCTTGCAGTTTACATTAGAGGAGGGCATGTTTGtggaattttcaaaataatatttgcagACTGTTAGAAAAAGGCAACCTGACCATCAAAAGAGGGAAGTTGCTAAAAAACTTTATATGTGGCAGGAATTTATAAACTGAAAGTTACAGAATAACGTATATATTCAAAATCtggaaacatttgaaaaatttaagatagTGTAACAGTAGTAACTACCGGATTCACAGAAATGTGCCTTTACATTGTGCATCCCTTAAAAGTATCACAAAGGGCTTGCTTCTTGTTTTCAAGTATACCTCTGACTTTCACTTGTGTGGTGGAACTTTTTAAAGGTGtgctcagaatttttttttattgtcttgtaAGCCAAAATAGCTCTGAATAATGAATCATTACTGTGTAGCAGTGCAGAAAAAAGCATATACATAAGGCCAAGTCAGGATACACCAACAGGAATTCCCTTAAATGTTATATGTTGCACTAGATAGTGACAGCGCACTGTGCTACGAAGCAGAGTTTTTCCTTGCTGTGTTCCTTGATGTGACCCTAGCCAGGAGCACTGTATGTATCGTCACTGGAGCTCATGCAGTGAGATGAAAACAGAACTCGCTGATTTTAATTTTTGGTCGTTTTAAGTTTTAGCCTAAGAAAAGCAATTAGTGTTCTGCTGCTGAAATAGGATAGCCAATACCCTGGGTGCTTCATTATGTACACTCCAGAGCCTGTGAGGCAAGAATCAAGAatgtggagggggaaaaagggaatttttaggatgaatagcagaagaaaagaaaagccccTTTGGAGGGAGTGGCAGCTGTATTTCAGGTAGAAGGAAGAGTGATATATGTTAAGCAATCCTTCAGGCTGGAAGGTTGATTATAATGTGAAATCTGTTTGGCCTTTGGGAGACACCGTCTTATATCTGGGCGCTCTCTATTTCCCTGTTTTACCACATCACTAACAGTAGCTTTATTTGGACAGTGAATATCTTGCATTCCTTTCTACTACAAAGGTCTGGCAACAGCAAAGAACCAGAATAAACTGTCTGCTGAAGGTGAAAAACAGGAGATAAAGAAATGGATATGTTATGGCAATGGTGCTTTATTCTTTTAAGGGCTCACTTGCTATAAAGATATAAAAAGTTCTTACTGACTTACaaggtctttttttctctttcttctaggGAGTTCCATCTAAGAATTCCCAGTATAAACCCTATCAGCAGGGTCAGCACAACTATTTACAAAGCCAAGAGTGTCTGCCAAGTAAATTGCACCAACAATCCAACCGTACCTATGAGCATTTTGATGTACACTTCAGGAAATGTTGAGAAGCTGATGGTTCATTAATTGCTGGGTAGTTTTGAAGATGGAACTTGACTAAACTCTACTCCCCTTCCTTTTTCTAAAGGGGTAGGGTAATCGGGAATGCAAAAGTGGGAGGGGATAAAGGAATATAAAATGGTGGGAGGGAAAATACTAGGAACCAAatttcctgtccttttttttttttttttttttttcgttgtGGGTCACTGATAGGTGatacatttttaagcttttctatTAAAGTACCTTTAACAATGACCCATAGAAACAATTTTCTCTCTAACACAAGTGAGAGAGATGCTGTTTCACTCCTTGGCTACTCTGCTGTAGGCTACCTGTTTGTACCAGACTGTCGGGAGGTCATTTTATGCTGTGGATTGTCATTCCGTGTGTCAATTCGGGTCACTGAATTTCCTTTTCCTCGAAAGACCACATTGGTCTTGGAAGTGTAGTCTCAGAGATGAACTGCCAGTGCCTCTTCCACCTGAGGTTTTGATTAGTAGGGGAAGTTACACTTGAGGAATTGGTCTTACATCAATGGCAATTGGTTTTTTTAGTTAGTTCCAGCACCACACTGAATGCACTGCCGTGCACGTTTTTGATACGGAGTTGTGTGTATGTCTGAGCATAGCCGAACAGAGTTCTGAAGATAAATATACCCACTCTGTGGtatattttgctttggtttaagTCAGGTCAGAAGGACCTTCTCAACTCAGAATGGAAGGATGACTCATTTCTGACTGACAATGAGGAAAcgttcctcctttctcttctggtGCCAAGAACCCTGACCTCTGTTTCTGTGTGTGCAGAGGGAAGGGGATCCATTCCAATAGGTGTGTCTACACATCTGCTTTTGTGTGCAGTAATGTTCTGAcctcttttaaaacaagaaaggaaaaaggttgATTTTTCTATAATTGATATCTAAAAATGAAtctaaagctttttattaagtATTAAATCTTTCTTATTTGCATGTGCAGTGAAGTGACCAGCATTTTGTGTCCAAAAATGAAATGATGTGAAACCTGCCTTAATGTGTTTATAAGTATTTGGCTTCACCATGGGTACCTTGATCGATTCCTCAGTCTCTTCTAGTACGTCTGTGAGCATATTGGGGTAACTTGTGGCTAAAAATGGATTTATCTGGGGAGGGAGGatagggagaggggaggaagatgAGAGTTTATAGCTTGGAGAATGTGTTGACTAggttgcaaaattattttagtctTAGGGTATCCATTGCATAATTCATGCGTGGATGTCTCAGCTGAGAGTACAGTATAAAGTGGTGGATTAAATATTGTGCCACTAACCAATTGTACAAGTTGTTGGTACCCCAAAACTTGGGGAAGAAAGTAGCTCCCAGAGCCTTTATCATGTAAGAATGATTAGCAGTGACAGCAAGGGACCAGGGGAATTGCCTGGAAAGTAATAGCCTTTGGGAGTAGTGCAGCTTAGTGATCTGAATAGGTTTAAGCTCCTTGAAAAATATCCCATGCCAAAGTGATTGATACTGTATTAACTCTTTTCTTGAAagatttgaaaatacaaaattctttGGTATTGCTCATTTGGAGTACTGCAAGAAGACTGAATTGTACTTTGCTGCTGCTCTACCAGGTATTGCTTTGGGGAACCTTACCTGGTACTGCAGccagtgaaaattattttcctttttgaacagTCTGTTATGGTTATTATTCTGTAAATCTGTCCTCTTGTAATTCATTGTGTTGAATTAAATGTTTCTCACAAAGTAGAGATTCTTCTAGTCTGCGTCAAGCCCCCACCTGGAGTTTTTGTGCTATGCCCCTTCCAGTCATTTCTGTGGAGGCactcttgcttttttgttgtggGCTCCATTCTGAGATTTGGATCTTGGTATTTGGGACCCGGCAGACGGGATTACAGAGTGAAACTTGTGGAAAGCCAGTTCTAGCTGCAAAGTCCTGCTGTGTCCTCACCATGTAAGAGGCTGCCAGGGTGTCCTGTCTAACGGGCAAATTGCTGATATGGTCCTTTGAATCTCAGCTCTAGCAGTTTATAACCCATATTAGAGGTGTTCCTTTGACCATGGCAATCTTGTTCTgacactatttcttttttaaaacttgtttagTATCTAGCAATgtctttatttacttttatttgaaTCTAAATATATTATAAACACATGTATATTATAAACACATGTAGCACCAGAACTTAGATGATTGAGATGTTGATACTAATATTTTGATACGTTGAATATCAAGTTTAAATTGCTGCCAGCTTGTGTGCCAACTCTTTTGTTTTCACCACTCTACTTTCCCTGTCcagctctctttctttccttcagtcCTTTAAAAAGTACATTAATGTTTTCATTCGTATGGAGGAGTTGACTGTTCAAAGTACCAAAAACGGGCCCAGGACTCCTGTCGCATCCAAAGAAACTAAAATAACTTTACCTGCTTATCGAGACAggtaagtaaataaaatattccttt contains:
- the MBD3 gene encoding methyl-CpG-binding domain protein 3 isoform X2 encodes the protein MERKSAFPLGQASPGRDRTLSHFSPSGKKFRSKPQLARYLGSSMDLSTFDFRTGKMLMNKMNKNRQRMRYDCSNQAKGKPDLNTALPVRQTASIFKQPVTKITNHPSNKVKSDPQKAVDQPRQLFWEKKLSGLNAFDIAEELVKTMDLPKGLQGVGPGCTDETLLSAIASALHTSTMPITGQLSAAVEKNPGVWLNTSQPLCKAFMVTDEDIRKQEELVQQVRKRLEEALMADMLAHVEEIARDGEAPSEKEGGEEEGEEEEEEEEQDHDQEMENV
- the MBD3 gene encoding methyl-CpG-binding domain protein 3 isoform X3 is translated as MERKSPSGKKFRSKPQLARYLGSSMDLSTFDFRTGKMLMNKMNKNRQRMRYDCSNQAKGKPDLNTALPVRQTASIFKQPVTKITNHPSNKVKSDPQKAVDQPRQLFWEKKLSGLNAFDIAEELVKTMDLPKGLQGVGPGCTDETLLSAIASALHTSTMPITGQLSAAVEKNPGVWLNTSQPLCKAFMVTDEDIRKQEELVQQVRKRLEEALMADMLAHVEEIARDGEAPSEKEGGEEEGEEEEEEEEQDHDQEMENV
- the MBD3 gene encoding methyl-CpG-binding domain protein 3 isoform X1 — its product is MPKAALPGHRGGPRRPALGAFPLGQASPGRDRTLSHFSPSGKKFRSKPQLARYLGSSMDLSTFDFRTGKMLMNKMNKNRQRMRYDCSNQAKGKPDLNTALPVRQTASIFKQPVTKITNHPSNKVKSDPQKAVDQPRQLFWEKKLSGLNAFDIAEELVKTMDLPKGLQGVGPGCTDETLLSAIASALHTSTMPITGQLSAAVEKNPGVWLNTSQPLCKAFMVTDEDIRKQEELVQQVRKRLEEALMADMLAHVEEIARDGEAPSEKEGGEEEGEEEEEEEEQDHDQEMENV
- the MBD3 gene encoding methyl-CpG-binding domain protein 3 isoform X4, which translates into the protein MDLSTFDFRTGKMLMNKMNKNRQRMRYDCSNQAKGKPDLNTALPVRQTASIFKQPVTKITNHPSNKVKSDPQKAVDQPRQLFWEKKLSGLNAFDIAEELVKTMDLPKGLQGVGPGCTDETLLSAIASALHTSTMPITGQLSAAVEKNPGVWLNTSQPLCKAFMVTDEDIRKQEELVQQVRKRLEEALMADMLAHVEEIARDGEAPSEKEGGEEEGEEEEEEEEQDHDQEMENV